In Flavobacterium sp. CS20, a single window of DNA contains:
- a CDS encoding universal stress protein, with the protein MKNILIATNFSENCKKAEELGIEMAKLYNSEIHFFHLINTPVNWVELDKEKEKRYPEIVKQIGIAKASLRELEKKAERQGLECRTFLEFDGGQANILKHSGHFHHDFIVTRAAAPEVECANYREAM; encoded by the coding sequence ATGAAAAACATACTCATAGCTACAAACTTTTCAGAAAACTGCAAGAAAGCAGAGGAACTCGGAATTGAAATGGCAAAGCTTTACAATTCAGAAATTCATTTTTTTCACTTAATTAACACCCCCGTAAACTGGGTTGAGCTAGATAAGGAAAAAGAAAAAAGATATCCAGAAATAGTAAAGCAAATAGGCATCGCAAAAGCCTCCTTGAGAGAACTGGAGAAAAAAGCAGAACGACAAGGCCTTGAGTGCAGGACGTTCCTTGAGTTTGATGGCGGACAGGCAAATATACTTAAACACTCCGGTCATTTTCACCACGACTTTATTGTTACGAGAGCAGCGGCACCCGAGGTGGAGTGCGCGAATTACCGGGAAGCAATGTAG
- a CDS encoding universal stress protein produces the protein MRELPGSNVEKIVRKADVPVIVVKDEKVTFPFNNIVFVSDFLEDVSEAFKQVISIAEKCGAHLHLLRVNTQTDFNSIEQGLDPIKEFLKKFPDLDNFSMNVYNEQDVETGINNFLRYKNADLIAMCTHGRTGFLTLFSKSIAEGVTNHSELPVCNSLI, from the coding sequence GTGCGCGAATTACCGGGAAGCAATGTAGAGAAAATTGTAAGAAAAGCCGATGTCCCTGTAATTGTGGTTAAGGATGAAAAAGTAACTTTTCCTTTTAATAATATTGTTTTTGTTTCAGATTTTCTGGAAGATGTGAGCGAAGCATTTAAGCAGGTTATTTCTATTGCGGAAAAGTGCGGTGCACATCTTCATTTATTGAGGGTTAATACTCAGACCGATTTTAACAGTATAGAACAAGGGTTGGATCCCATCAAGGAGTTCCTGAAAAAATTCCCCGATTTGGATAACTTCTCAATGAATGTATATAACGAACAAGACGTAGAAACAGGGATAAACAATTTTTTACGATATAAAAATGCCGATTTAATCGCAATGTGTACTCACGGACGTACAGGCTTTTTAACTTTATTCTCTAAAAGCATCGCAGAGGGTGTAACCAATCACTCCGAATTACCAGTATGTAATTCCCTGATATAG
- a CDS encoding transposase encodes MLKNGKRINTRRKYSEDFKLRIVNEYESGKHSVCELEKIYDIPNASIYNWIYKYSKYNKKSIKVVELKDSQMQKLKELQNRIAELEQALGQKQMNIDYLEKMIELAKEQYDIDIKKNSNTPQSGGSKTTKKN; translated from the coding sequence ATGCTAAAAAACGGAAAAAGAATCAACACAAGACGGAAATATTCCGAAGATTTTAAATTAAGAATTGTAAATGAATACGAGTCAGGTAAACACTCAGTTTGTGAATTAGAAAAGATTTACGATATTCCTAATGCAAGTATTTATAACTGGATTTACAAATATTCCAAATACAACAAAAAGTCAATTAAAGTTGTTGAATTAAAAGATAGTCAAATGCAAAAACTTAAGGAATTACAAAACAGAATCGCTGAATTAGAACAGGCTTTAGGGCAAAAACAAATGAACATTGACTATCTGGAAAAAATGATAGAGCTAGCTAAAGAGCAATATGATATCGACATCAAAAAAAACTCAAACACCCCACAATCTGGTGGTTCCAAGACCACAAAAAAGAACTAA
- a CDS encoding DDE-type integrase/transposase/recombinase, producing MNISKQAVHQARKRQQQFDMELMDLVNQADIIREDHPGCGVEKMYRALKPKFMGRDKFCEIFMDLGYRVRTIKNYRRTTIPTHLNYPNLIEGMGVTKPHQVLQSDIAYFYLNDDFYYIVFILDVYTRKIIGYNVSSNMRHESNIKALKMALKQINPKERNNMIHHSDRGSQYGSKAYVKILNDSESKSAWVLKHRIMHMQKE from the coding sequence TTGAACATCAGTAAACAAGCCGTTCATCAAGCCAGAAAGAGGCAACAACAATTTGATATGGAACTTATGGATTTAGTAAATCAAGCAGATATCATAAGAGAAGATCACCCAGGTTGTGGGGTAGAGAAAATGTATAGAGCTCTTAAGCCAAAGTTTATGGGCAGAGATAAATTCTGTGAAATTTTTATGGACTTAGGCTATCGAGTAAGAACAATAAAGAATTACAGAAGAACTACTATACCAACTCATTTAAATTACCCAAATCTAATTGAAGGTATGGGAGTTACAAAACCACATCAAGTTTTGCAGAGCGATATCGCCTATTTTTATCTAAATGACGATTTCTATTACATAGTCTTTATCTTGGATGTTTACACAAGAAAGATAATTGGCTACAATGTAAGCTCAAATATGCGTCATGAAAGTAACATAAAGGCTTTAAAAATGGCATTAAAACAAATTAACCCTAAAGAGAGAAACAACATGATACATCATTCAGATCGCGGTTCTCAATATGGCAGTAAAGCTTATGTAAAGATTTTGAATGATTCGGAATCAAAATCAGCATGGGTCTTAAAGCACAGGATAATGCATATGCAGAAAGAATAA
- a CDS encoding integrase core domain-containing protein, with protein sequence MGLKAQDNAYAERINGTIKNEYLKLWNINDYKDLKIKTRKAVKHYNTKRGHSNLPNDFSPNQFEKLLLNLSTQERPTVIIYADGNYKVKVASSHHDFITQERPLAHNCPIIIKNE encoded by the coding sequence ATGGGTCTTAAAGCACAGGATAATGCATATGCAGAAAGAATAAATGGAACTATTAAAAACGAATACTTAAAACTATGGAATATAAATGATTACAAAGACTTAAAAATCAAAACAAGAAAAGCGGTAAAGCATTACAACACCAAAAGAGGTCATAGTAATTTACCTAATGACTTTTCGCCTAACCAGTTTGAAAAACTTTTATTAAATTTGAGCACCCAAGAAAGACCGACGGTGATTATTTATGCCGATGGTAATTATAAAGTCAAGGTGGCATCGAGCCACCATGACTTTATTACCCAAGAAAGACCTCTGGCTCATAATTGTCCGATAATAATTAAAAATGAATAA